The Caretta caretta isolate rCarCar2 chromosome 10, rCarCar1.hap1, whole genome shotgun sequence genome has a window encoding:
- the LOC125644118 gene encoding protein FAM169B isoform X2 codes for MEAEETGRAAAGHLYPVDILASNPEVIQEAAEAYYEKLLQQASSSPEFFSIPGEEKVKLEDSCMCFLPVYREDPKYKILVLTDPQDKERVLAIYLNQSWWPIEDIVKTADSSREGLIQESAKIFWRKGDAVAFYTVKMKGSLCDVNSCQCYLLPVLDTVFVRRKYRRCGLGMKILHDFCQSFGTEDALGISFPISADMYQVCQKFLQTHPEEQDRLWEVEAPGDWSQRVSIWLKIQLETALSEKNTVSQTASEEEGGCHIEGAQDDEPICLDAGPMNEGGECIPDIRKVAQEARDDKGNTAGEARTLHLQIPKEEDFSQGTADTQQCKGSRKRARTMGLLEDKTAKYLRMMP; via the exons GACACCTTTATCCAGTAGATATTTTAGCAAGTAATCCTGAGGTTATCCAAGAAGCAGCTGAGGCCTACTATGAAAAACTTTTGCAGCAAGCTTCATCATCTCCTGAGTTTTTTTCCATTCCTGGTGAAGAGAAG GTTAAACTTGAAGATTCCTGTATGTGTTTCCTTCCTGTGTACCGAGAAGACCCAAAATATAAAATTTTGGTGTTAACAGATCCACAGGATAAAGAAAGAG TTTTGGCAATTTACCTTAACCAGTCCTGGTGGCCCATTGAAGATATAGTGAAGACTGCTGATTCCTCTAGAGAAGGGCTTATACAG GAGTCTGCCAAAATATTCTGGAGGAAAGGAGATGCTGTTGCCTTTTACACAGTCAAAATGAAAG GAAGCCTGTGTGATGTTAACTCCTGTCAATGCTACCTGCTCCCAGTTCTGGATACTGTATTTGTCCGGAGAAAATACAGAAGGTGCGGCCTAGGGATGAAAATTCTGCATGATTTCTGTCAATCTTTTGGGACCGAAGATGCCTTGGGGATCAGCTTCCCTATTTCTGCTGACATGTACCAAG TTTGCCAGAAATTCTTGCAGACCCATCCAGAGGAGCAGGATCGACTGTGGGAGGTGGAAGCACCAGGGGACTGGAGCCAGCGTGTTAGTATCTGGTTAAAGATTCAGCTGGAAACTGCCCTTTCAGAAA AAAACACAGTTAGTCAGACTGCTTCAGAGGAGGAAGGAGGCTGTCATATAGAGGGAGCTCAGGATGATGAACCCATATGCTTAGATGCAGGCCCGATGAATGAG GGAGGTGAATGTATTCCTGATATTAGGAAAGTGGCACAAGAAGCCAGAGACGACAAAGGTAACACAGCAGGAGAAGCAAGGACATTACACCTGCAAATTCCCAAGGAGGAGGACTTTAGTCAAGGTACAGCTGATACGCAGCAATGTAAGGGATCTAGGAAAAGAGCAAGGACTATGGGCCTGCTGGAAGACAAGACTGCTAAGTATCTCCGAATGATGCCTTAA
- the LOC125644118 gene encoding protein FAM169B isoform X1, whose translation MEAEETGRAAAGHLYPVDILASNPEVIQEAAEAYYEKLLQQASSSPEFFSIPGEEKVKLEDSCMCFLPVYREDPKYKILVLTDPQDKERVLAIYLNQSWWPIEDIVKTADSSREGLIQVQTFGERIVLFVLNYIIFGMLERSSANDTFFVSHSAQESAKIFWRKGDAVAFYTVKMKGSLCDVNSCQCYLLPVLDTVFVRRKYRRCGLGMKILHDFCQSFGTEDALGISFPISADMYQVCQKFLQTHPEEQDRLWEVEAPGDWSQRVSIWLKIQLETALSEKNTVSQTASEEEGGCHIEGAQDDEPICLDAGPMNEGGECIPDIRKVAQEARDDKGNTAGEARTLHLQIPKEEDFSQGTADTQQCKGSRKRARTMGLLEDKTAKYLRMMP comes from the exons GACACCTTTATCCAGTAGATATTTTAGCAAGTAATCCTGAGGTTATCCAAGAAGCAGCTGAGGCCTACTATGAAAAACTTTTGCAGCAAGCTTCATCATCTCCTGAGTTTTTTTCCATTCCTGGTGAAGAGAAG GTTAAACTTGAAGATTCCTGTATGTGTTTCCTTCCTGTGTACCGAGAAGACCCAAAATATAAAATTTTGGTGTTAACAGATCCACAGGATAAAGAAAGAG TTTTGGCAATTTACCTTAACCAGTCCTGGTGGCCCATTGAAGATATAGTGAAGACTGCTGATTCCTCTAGAGAAGGGCTTATACAG GTCCAAACATTTGGAGAAAGGATTGTCCTCTTTGTTCTCAACTACATTATTTTTGGAATGTTAGAAAGGAGTTCAGCTAATGATACATTCTTTGTATCTCATTCCGCCCAGGAGTCTGCCAAAATATTCTGGAGGAAAGGAGATGCTGTTGCCTTTTACACAGTCAAAATGAAAG GAAGCCTGTGTGATGTTAACTCCTGTCAATGCTACCTGCTCCCAGTTCTGGATACTGTATTTGTCCGGAGAAAATACAGAAGGTGCGGCCTAGGGATGAAAATTCTGCATGATTTCTGTCAATCTTTTGGGACCGAAGATGCCTTGGGGATCAGCTTCCCTATTTCTGCTGACATGTACCAAG TTTGCCAGAAATTCTTGCAGACCCATCCAGAGGAGCAGGATCGACTGTGGGAGGTGGAAGCACCAGGGGACTGGAGCCAGCGTGTTAGTATCTGGTTAAAGATTCAGCTGGAAACTGCCCTTTCAGAAA AAAACACAGTTAGTCAGACTGCTTCAGAGGAGGAAGGAGGCTGTCATATAGAGGGAGCTCAGGATGATGAACCCATATGCTTAGATGCAGGCCCGATGAATGAG GGAGGTGAATGTATTCCTGATATTAGGAAAGTGGCACAAGAAGCCAGAGACGACAAAGGTAACACAGCAGGAGAAGCAAGGACATTACACCTGCAAATTCCCAAGGAGGAGGACTTTAGTCAAGGTACAGCTGATACGCAGCAATGTAAGGGATCTAGGAAAAGAGCAAGGACTATGGGCCTGCTGGAAGACAAGACTGCTAAGTATCTCCGAATGATGCCTTAA
- the LOC125644118 gene encoding protein FAM169B isoform X3 — protein sequence MEAEETGRAAAGHLYPVDILASNPEVIQEAAEAYYEKLLQQASSSPEFFSIPGEEKVKLEDSCMCFLPVYREDPKYKILVLTDPQDKERVLAIYLNQSWWPIEDIVKTADSSREGLIQVQTFGERIVLFVLNYIIFGMLERSSANDTFFVSHSAQESAKIFWRKGDAVAFYTVKMKGSLCDVNSCQCYLLPVLDTVFVRRKYRRCGLGMKILHDFCQSFGTEDALGISFPISADMYQENTVSQTASEEEGGCHIEGAQDDEPICLDAGPMNEGGECIPDIRKVAQEARDDKGNTAGEARTLHLQIPKEEDFSQGTADTQQCKGSRKRARTMGLLEDKTAKYLRMMP from the exons GACACCTTTATCCAGTAGATATTTTAGCAAGTAATCCTGAGGTTATCCAAGAAGCAGCTGAGGCCTACTATGAAAAACTTTTGCAGCAAGCTTCATCATCTCCTGAGTTTTTTTCCATTCCTGGTGAAGAGAAG GTTAAACTTGAAGATTCCTGTATGTGTTTCCTTCCTGTGTACCGAGAAGACCCAAAATATAAAATTTTGGTGTTAACAGATCCACAGGATAAAGAAAGAG TTTTGGCAATTTACCTTAACCAGTCCTGGTGGCCCATTGAAGATATAGTGAAGACTGCTGATTCCTCTAGAGAAGGGCTTATACAG GTCCAAACATTTGGAGAAAGGATTGTCCTCTTTGTTCTCAACTACATTATTTTTGGAATGTTAGAAAGGAGTTCAGCTAATGATACATTCTTTGTATCTCATTCCGCCCAGGAGTCTGCCAAAATATTCTGGAGGAAAGGAGATGCTGTTGCCTTTTACACAGTCAAAATGAAAG GAAGCCTGTGTGATGTTAACTCCTGTCAATGCTACCTGCTCCCAGTTCTGGATACTGTATTTGTCCGGAGAAAATACAGAAGGTGCGGCCTAGGGATGAAAATTCTGCATGATTTCTGTCAATCTTTTGGGACCGAAGATGCCTTGGGGATCAGCTTCCCTATTTCTGCTGACATGTACCAAG AAAACACAGTTAGTCAGACTGCTTCAGAGGAGGAAGGAGGCTGTCATATAGAGGGAGCTCAGGATGATGAACCCATATGCTTAGATGCAGGCCCGATGAATGAG GGAGGTGAATGTATTCCTGATATTAGGAAAGTGGCACAAGAAGCCAGAGACGACAAAGGTAACACAGCAGGAGAAGCAAGGACATTACACCTGCAAATTCCCAAGGAGGAGGACTTTAGTCAAGGTACAGCTGATACGCAGCAATGTAAGGGATCTAGGAAAAGAGCAAGGACTATGGGCCTGCTGGAAGACAAGACTGCTAAGTATCTCCGAATGATGCCTTAA